A portion of the Chaetodon trifascialis isolate fChaTrf1 chromosome 7, fChaTrf1.hap1, whole genome shotgun sequence genome contains these proteins:
- the LOC139334317 gene encoding prostaglandin reductase 3-like, giving the protein MSSLLLTRNGRRAISVIGGGRRGTDALSGVHPTARRFIIDMSYSAHFMDFKGSSIPSSMRKLVVNKLSPNFREAVSMQTVAVPTPGDADLLVRNRYVGINASDINYSAGRYDPSVKPPFDAGFEGIGEVVGLGLSASSRYTIGDTVAYFGSGAFAEYTVVPAKESVPVPTVKPEILTLLLSGATAYIALKRLGDLAKGETVLVTAAAGGTGQFAVQFAKQAGCHVIGTCSSNEKAGFLKSIGCDRPINYTTEDLAKTLRKEYPQGVDVVYESVGGSVLELAVNSLANKGRLIVIGFISGYQTASGIPPFKGGTLPVKLLQKSASMRGFFLPHFLSDYREALGSMMQMFAKGKLVCEVDGGDLAQGGRFIGLESIFRAVDYMYAGKNLGKVVVDVAPPSANNSKL; this is encoded by the exons ATGTCCAGCCTGCTACTGACGAGAAACGGCAGGAGAGCGATATCGGTAATCGGCGGAGGGCGCAGAGGCACAGACGCACTTTCAGGAGTTCATCCGACTGCGCGGCGCTTTATCATAGACATGTCCTACTCAGCGCACTTCATGGATTTTAAAGGATCCTCCATACCGAGCAGCATGAGAAAGCTGGTCGTAAACAAGCTCAGTCCTAATTTCAGAGAGGCCGTGTCTATGCAAACGGTTGCGGTTCCGACACCCGGGGACGCGGACTTGCTCGTCAGAAATCG ttatGTGGGAATCAACGCCTCTGATATTAATTACTCAGCAGGCCGTTACGACCCCTCCGTGAAGCCCCCCTTTGATGCCGGTTTCGAGGGTATCGGTGAGGTTGTTGGCCTCGGCCTTAGCGCCAGCTCCCGTTACACCATCGGGGACACTGTGGCCTACTTCGGCAGCGGTGCGTTTGCTGAGTACACGGTAGTGCCAGCCAAGGAGAGTGTGCCCGTCCCCACGGTGAAGCCAGAGATCCTCACCCTGCTGCTCAGCGGTGCCACGGCCTACATCGCCCTGAAACGTCTGGGCGACCTGGCCAAAGGTGAGACAGTACTGGTCACGGCGGCTGCAGGGGGAACAGGACAGTTTGCAGTGCAGTTTGCCAAACAGGCCGGTTGCCACGTGATTGGAACCTGTTCATCCAACGAGAAAGCGGGCTTCCTCAAATCAATCGGCTGCGACAGGCCGATCAACTAcaccacagaagacctggcgaAGACGCTGAGGAAAGAGTATCCCCAAGGCGTAGACGTGGTGTATGAGTCAGTTGGAGGCAGCGTCTTGGAGCTCGCAGTCAACAGTTTGGCCAACAAGGGCCGGCTGATCGTGATTGGCTTCATCTCAGGGTACCAGACCGCATCAGGGATCCCGCCCTTCAAAGGGGGGACGCTACCGGTCAAGCTGCTCCAGAAGTCGGCCAGCATGCGAGGTTTCTTCCTGCCCCACTTCCTCAGTGACTACAGGGAGGCTCTGGGTAGcatgatgcagatgtttgccaAAGGGAAGCTAGTGTGTGAGGTGGACGGTGGGGATTTGGCACAGGGGGGGAGGTTCATAGGCCTGGAGTCAATCTTCCGGGCTGTGGACTACATGTATGCTGGGAAAAACCTGGGCAAGGTGGTGGTGGATGTGGCCCCACCCTCTGCTAATAATAGTAAGCTGTGA